In one window of Henckelia pumila isolate YLH828 chromosome 1, ASM3356847v2, whole genome shotgun sequence DNA:
- the LOC140876206 gene encoding large ribosomal subunit protein eL27x-like encodes MILKNYDDGTRDRAYGHCLVAGISKYPGKVIRKDSAKKQAKKSRVKAFVKLVNYNHMMPTRYNLDVDLKDVVTSKTLVLRDKKVAACKEIKSRFEERFKTGKNR; translated from the coding sequence ATGATACTGAAGAATTACGATGACGGTACTCGTGACCGCGCCTACGGCCACTGCCTCGTCGCGGGAATCTCCAAGTATCCCGGGAAGGTGATCCGGAAGGACTCCGCGAAGAAACAGGCAAAGAAATCACGTGTCAAGGCGTTTGTGAAGCTAGTGAATTATAACCACATGATGCCCACGCGATACAATCTGGATGTTGATCTCAAAGATGTCGTCACCTCGAAAACGCTGGTTTTGCGTGACAAGAAGGTGGCCGCTTGTAAGGAGATCAAGTCCAGATTCGAGGAGAGGTTTAAGACTGGAAAGAATCGATGA